In Nilaparvata lugens isolate BPH chromosome 5, ASM1435652v1, whole genome shotgun sequence, the following proteins share a genomic window:
- the LOC111050026 gene encoding trafficking protein particle complex subunit 4, which translates to MVIYGVYIVSKSGGLIFNHDHNVPKIENEHTFSYPLDLKLVYENKKVVVSFGQKDGIMVGHVLTAANGMPVTGKQLDDGRDVLEVIDNSESYPLTLRFSRPRMTTNEKIFLASMFYPLFAIASQLSPEPKSSGIEVLEADTFKLHCFQTLTGVKFMVVAEPSQTGVDLLLKKIYELYSDFALKNPFYSLEMPVRCELFESNLQSLLEQIEKTGISNV; encoded by the exons atggTTATTTATGGTGTTTACATTGTATCAAAATCAGGAGGGCTGATTTTCAATCATGATCATAATGTAcctaaaatagaaaatgaacATACATTTTCTTATCCACTGGACTTGAAGCTTGTGTATGAGAATAAGAAAGTTGTAGTCTCTTTTGGCCAAAAAGATGGTATAATGG TGGGCCATGTTCTCACCGCCGCAAACGGAATGCCAGTAACTGGGAAACAACTGGATGATGGCAGAGATGTGTTGGAAGTTATTGACAACTCTGAAAGCTACCCTCTGACATTGCGATTTTCCAGGCCAAGAATGACAACTaatgagaaaatatttctgGCCAGCATGTTCTATCCTCTGTTTGCAATTGCTAGTCAGCTGAGTCCTGAACCGAAGAGTTCCGGTATTGAGGTTCTGGAGGCGGACACATTCAAGCTGCATTGTTTCCAAACATTGACAG GTGTTAAATTCATGGTAGTAGCTGAACCATCTCAAACAGGAGTAGACCTACTGTTGAAGAAAATTTACGAACTTTATTCTGACTTTGCGTTGAAAAATCCTTTCTATTCGCTTGAAATGCCGGTTCGTTGTGAATTGTTCGAATCCAACCTTCAGTCATTACTGGAACAAATTGAAAAGACTGGTATAAGCAATGTGTAA